A window from Cryptomeria japonica chromosome 1, Sugi_1.0, whole genome shotgun sequence encodes these proteins:
- the LOC131048240 gene encoding linoleate 9S-lipoxygenase codes for MSLFGNISVPKIPTIPTISFPSKNGNAGEFEIKGEVVLMKAYLADVTDYSATVANAVSELIGQKVFLRLVSSDKIDQDSGLGKRGEEESISWNSLDGPMAGDSKLSVSFTWKAELGVPGALLVRNAHPREFFLKSLSLFAVPGKLPALRFVCNSWIYPYYFLNETERVFFSTQSHLPNETPVGLLSLRKRELASLRGNGTGERKFLERVYDYDFYNDLGNPDKNSDLRREVLGGSQDLPYPRRCRTGRAPSKTDRKFEGLPLLPTTQNYIPPDEKFPHVNLSDYRANFVRAFAKKVIPTIKDIFGDEFHSLKEVKAVYSKGIPKALNNVMDLSRDLMPLQMVKGLLSTQDQSLINFTVPQVIKVDELAWKKDEEFARQALSGLNPMAIQCLQSFPPTSSLGAELYGPQESSIAAEHIEKNLGGLTVQQAVEAKRLFVLDYYDAYMPYIERINKESDERKMYASRTLFFLKDEGTLDVVAIELCLPHTSLTQAERNVYTPAQDGEEGALWLLAKAHSRVNDAGYHQLISHWLRTHAVIEPFIIATHRHLSKMHPLHKLLLPHYFDTMDINQSARQILINANGVIESGFTPYRYAIELSSKAYKNWKLNEQGLPADLIKRGMAVADLTAPHGLRLSIEDYPYAVDGLEIWAALKQWVSDYLSLYYKSDNAIKEDAEVQAWWKEVVNVGHGDLKNESGWYEMESVAEAVEAITTIIWIASAHHAAVNFGQYAYGGYMPNLPTLSRRLIPEQHSLDYAEMMKDPIDFMLSSVSNPNQATTVMAVLELLSKHSTDEAYLGQVKGSTHELTDDDGIEQAFGKFSAALAGVENSVSERNKNSNLKNRYGPSQVPYTLLYPNTTDITREGGLTGRGIPNSVSI; via the exons ATGAGTTTATTTGGTAACATCTCTGTTCCAAAAATTCCAACAATTCCAACCATTTCATTCCCCTCTAAAAATGGGAATGCAGGGGAATTTGAAATCAAAGGAGAAGTGGTGTTAATGAAAGCATATCTTGCGGATGTTACCGACTACTCTGCCACGGTTGCGAACGCAGTCTCTGAATTAATCGGACAGAAAGTCTTTCTTCGGCTCGTCAGTAGCGACAAGATTGATCAAG ATTCGGGATTGGGGAAGAGAGGAGAGGAGGAATCAATAAGCTGGAACTCACTGGATGGTCCCATGGCTGGTGACTCGAAATTATCCGTCAGCTTCACATGGAAGGCTGAACTGGGCGTGCCCGGTGCATTGCTGGTCAGGAACGCGCACCCGAGGGAGTTCTTCTTGAAATCGCTCTCTCTGTTCGCTGTACCGGGCAAACTTCCAGCACTTCGCTTTGTCTGTAACTCCTGGATCTATCCTTACTATTTCTTGAACGAAACCGAACGGGTCTTCTTTTCTACTCAG AGCCATCTGCCCAATGAAACACCGGTGGGTTTGTTGTCGCTGAGAAAGCGAGAGCTGGCTAGTCTGCGAGGAAATGGTACCGGAGAGAGAAAGTTTTTAGAACGTGTGTATGACTACGATTTTTACAATGATCTCGGTAACCCGGATAAGAATTCCGATCTCCGCAGGGAGGTGCTTGGTGGGTCGCAGGACCTTCCTTATCCCAGAAGATGTAGAACTGGCCGTGCCCCCTCCAAAACAG ATCGGAAGTTCGAGGGCTTGCCTCTGTTGCCCACCACCCAAAACTATATTCCGCCAGACGAGAAGTTCCCTCATGTCAATCTGTCCGACTACAGGGCTAATTTCGTGAGAGCCTTCGCCAAAAAGGTGATACCCACCATCAAGGACATATTTGGTGACGAGTTCCACTCGCTGAAAGAAGTGAAAGCTGTTTACAGCAAAGGCATTCCCAAGGCTCTCAACAATGTTATGGATCTTAGTCGAGACCTGATGCCTCTTCAAATGGTTAAAGGACTGCTCAGCACACAGGACCAATCTCTCATTAATTTCACAGTTCCCCAAGTTATTAAGG TGGACGAACTTGCGTGGAAGAAAGACGAAGAGTTTGCACGCCAGGCCCTTTCCGGTCTCAATCCCATGGCCATTCAATGTCTGCAG AGCTTTCCTCCAACAAGCAGCTTGGGCGCCGAGTTATATGGCCCTCAGGAGAGTTCTATAGCAGCAGAACATATCGAGAAAAACCTCGGCGGCCTTACAGTCCAGCAG GCTGTGGAAGCAAAAAGACTCTTTGTCTTGGACTACTACGATGCGTACATGCCTTATATCGAACGCATTAACAAAGAATCAGATGAACGTAAAATGTATGCCTCCCGCACTCTTTTCTTCCTCAAAGACGAAGGAACTCTGGATGTTGTTGCGATCGAGTTGTGTTTGCCTCACACCAGTCTTACCCAAGCTGAAAGAAATGTTTATACCCCTGCCCAAGATGGAGAAGAAGGTGCTCTGTGGCTGCTCGCCAAAGCACATTCAAGAGTTAATGATGCCGGTTATCACCAGTTAATCAGTCATTG GCTAAGAACTCATGCTGTCATCGAGCCTTTCATCATTGCTACTCACAGGCACCTAAGCAAAATGCATCCCCTTCACAAATTATTGCTCCCTCATTATTTTGACACCATGGACATTAATCAATCTGCCCGGCAGATTCTGATTAATGCAAATGGTGTTATTGAATCTGGATTCACACCCTACAGATACGCCATAGAGTTGTCCTCTAAAGCATATAAAAACTGGAAGCTAAATGAACAAGGCTTGCCCGCCGATCTAATCAAAAG AGGGATGGCAGTTGCAGACTTAACGGCACCTCACGGACTGAGGCTTTCGATAGAAGATTACCCATATGCAGTTGACGGTCTGGAGATCTGGGCTGCTTTAAAGCAATGGGTGAGTGATTATCTGTCTCTCTACTACAAGAGCGACAATGCAATCAAGGAAGACGCAGAAGTGCAAGCATGGTGGAAGGAGGTGGTGAACGTGGGGCATGGAGACCTGAAGAATGAAAGTGGATGGTACGAGATGGAGTCGGTAGCAGAAGCGGTGGAAGCAATTACAACCATCATTTGGATTGCATCTGCTCACCATGCAGCCGTCAACTTCGGGCAATATGCGTACGGAGGATACATGCCCAATCTCCCCACTCTCAGCAGACGCCTCATTCCTGAACAACATTCTCTTGATTACGCTGAAATGATGAAAGATCCAATCGACTTTATGCTCTCATCTGTGTCCAACCCCAATCAGGCCACCACGGTGATGGCGGTGTTGGAGCTTCTGTCGAAGCATTCAACAGATGAAGCATACTTAGGGCAGGTGAAGGGATCCACTCATGAATTGACTGACGATGACGGCATCGAACAAGCGTTTGGGAAATTCTCTGCAGCTCTGGCGGGCGTGGAGAATAGTGTGTCAGAGAGGAACAAGAATTCCAACCTGAAGAACAGGTATGGGCCGTCACAGGTTCCATACACACTGCTCTATCCGAACACCACCGATATCACCAGGGAGGGTGGATTGACTGGCAGGGGAATTCCAAACAGCGTTTCCATTTAA